One part of the Bicyclus anynana chromosome 8, ilBicAnyn1.1, whole genome shotgun sequence genome encodes these proteins:
- the LOC128198310 gene encoding cytochrome P450 6B5-like, with product MIVFYLFSTAIAALAYYIGYFILNKNRNYWKKRNVPFVEPLPLFGNYKKFITLQKCWPKITQEICQKFPDAPYVGVYFGTDPALVIQDIDMIRLVLAKDFYYFNYRDVAAHTDKELLTQNMFFTGGDRWRVLRQNLTAVFTSAKLKNMFYLIENCAIQLEKIIDEDLKSSKTNVIEMKALLVKYTMDCIGSCAFGVDTGAMTNDNKQINPFKVVGDKLFDITNVGGLKLIGRSMWPSVFYGLGLKWFSDDITVFFYKFLKGVLADRTQKQSSRNDFIDFILGWKQKPYLTGDSVKNYKTGLKSTFSLEVNDDLLVGQCVLFFAAGFETTATTIGFVFYELSKEQNAQTKVIEEVADYFRRHNGKIEYECINEMPYLQACIDETLRLYPILGVLTREVAETYTLPTGLRVEKGDRIHIPIYHIHHNPKYFPEPEEFRPERFYGEEKKNIKQFTYMPFGEGPRICIGKFLKTNFSIIVIFFFKTKTKLVEMI from the coding sequence ATGATCGTCTTTTATCTATTTTCTACCGCTATCGCCGCGCTCGCATATTATATcggttattttatactaaacaaaAATCGTAATTATTGGAAAAAGCGAAATGTACCTTTTGTTGAACCATTACCATTATttggaaattataaaaaattcattACTTTACAAAAGTGTTGGCCGAAGATTACACAAGAAATTTGCCAAAAATTTCCTGACGCTCCCTATGTCGGAGTGTATTTTGGAACAGATCCTGCTCTAGTTATCCAGGATATCGATATGATCAGACTCGTCTTGGCAAAGGATTTTTACTATTTCAATTATAGAGACGTCGCTGCCCACACGGACAAAGAATTACTAACTCAGAACATGTTCTTTACTGGTGGCGATAGATGGAGAGTACTTCGACAAAATTTAACTGCTGTATTTACGTCggcaaaattgaaaaatatgttttatttaatagaaaactGTGCCATCCAGTTGGAGAAAATTATCGATGAGGATTTAAAATCGAGTAAGACAAATGTGATCGAGATGAAGGCACTTTTGGTAAAGTACACCATGGACTGCATTGGATCGTGTGCTTTTGGAGTGGACACAGGTGCCATGACTAACGATAATAAGCAGATTAATCCCTTCAAAGTTGTGGGTgataaattatttgatattaCAAATGTTGGCGGCCTAAAATTAATCGGCAGATCAATGTGGCCTTCTGTGTTTTATGGTTTAGGTCTAAAATGGTTTAGCGACGATATAACAGtctttttctataaatttttaaaaggcGTATTAGCAGATCGAACGCAGAAACAGTCGTCGAGAAATGACTTTATTGATTTCATTCTCGGCTGGAAGCAAAAACCATATTTAACTGGTGATAGTGTTAAGAACTACAAAACCGGCTTGAAGTCCACATTCAGCCTGGAAGTAAACGATGACTTGCTTGTGGGACAGTGTGTTTTATTCTTTGCTGCCGGTTTTGAAACTACAGCTACGACTATcggctttgttttttatgaacTATCGAAAGAGCAAAATGCTCAAACCAAAGTCATTGAGGAGGTTGCCGATTATTTTAGACGACATAATGGTAAAATCGAATACGAGTGCATCAATGAAATGCCGTACCTTCAAGCTTGTATAGACGAAACACTTCGACTCTATCCTATTTTGGGAGTTTTAACAAGAGAAGTTGCAGAAACTTACACTCTACCAACAGGACTGCGCGTCGAGAAGGGTGATCGTATACACATTCCTATATATCACATACATCACAATCCCAAGTATTTTCCGGAACCAGAAGAATTTCGTCCCGAAAGGTTTTACGGGGAAGAGAAGAAAAATATCAAACAGTTTACATACATGCCGTTTGGCGAAGGGCCTAGGATATGTATTggtaagtttttaaaaacaaatttttcaataatagttatatttttttttaaaaccaaaactAAATTAGTTGAAATGatttaa
- the LOC112055978 gene encoding cytochrome P450 6B2-like: MFVFYLFSTAIAALAYYIGYFILNKNRNYWKKRNVPFVEPLPLFGNYKKFITLQKCWPKITQEICQKFPDAPYVGVYFGTDPALVIQDIVMIRLVLAKDFYYFNYRDVAAHTDKELLTQNMFFTGGDRWRVLRQNLTAVFTSAKLKNMFYLIENCAIQLEKIIDEDLKSSKTNVIEMKALLVKYTMDCIGSCAFGVDTGAMTNDNKQINPFKVVGDKLFDITNVGGLKLIGRSMWPSVFYGLGLKWFSDDITVFFYKFLKGVLADRTQKQSSRNDFIDFILGWKQKPYLTGDSVKNYKTGLKSTFSLEVNDDLLVGQCVLFFAAGFETTATTIGFVFYELSKDQNAQTKVIEEVADYFRRHNGKIEYECINEMPYLQACIDETLRLYPILGVLTREVAETYTLPTGLRVEKGDRIHIPIYHIHHNPKYFPEPEEFRPERFYGEEKKNIKQFTYMPFGEGPRICIGLRFARMPIVAALLTVLKNYRVELADDMPRNVNFQPRSFVTQVLGGMRLKFVAHHD; this comes from the exons ATGTTCGTCTTTTATCTATTTTCTACCGCTATCGCCGCGCTCGCATATTATATcggttattttatactaaacaaaAATCGTAATTATTGGAAAAAGCGAAATGTACCATTTGTTGAACCATTACCATTATttggaaattataaaaaattcattACTTTACAAAAGTGTTGGCCGAAGATTACACAAGAAATTTGCCAAAAATTTCCTGACGCTCCCTATGTCGGAGTGTATTTTGGAACAGATCCTGCTCTAGTTATCCAGGATATCGTTATGATCAGACTCGTCTTGGCAAAGGATTTTTACTATTTCAATTATAGAGACGTCGCTGCCCACACGGACAAAGAATTACTTACTCAGAACATGTTCTTTACTGGTGGCGATAGATGGAGAGTCCTTCGACAAAATTTAACTGCTGTATTTACGTCggcaaaattgaaaaatatgttttatttaatagaaaactGTGCCATCCAGTTGGAGAAAATTATCGATGAGGATTTAAAATCGAGTAAGACAAATGTGATCGAGATGAAGGCACTTTTAGTAAAGTACACCATGGACTGCATTGGATCGTGTGCTTTTGGAGTGGACACAGGGGCCATGACTAATGATAATAAGCAGATTAATCCCTTCAAAGTTGTGGGTgataaattatttgatattaCAAATGTTGGCGGTCTTAAATTGATCGGCAGATCAATGTGGCCTTCTGTGTTTTATGGTTTAGGTCTAAAATGGTTTAGTGACGATATAACAGtctttttctataaatttttgAAAGGCGTATTAGCAGATCGAACGCAGAAACAGTCGTCGAGAAATGACTTTATCGATTTCATTCTCGGCTGGAAGCAAAAACCATATTTAACTGGAGATAGTGTTAAGAACTACAAAACTGGCTTGAAGTCTACATTCAGCCTGGAAGTAAACGATGACTTGCTTGTGGGACAGTGTGTTTTATTCTTTGCTGCTGGTTTTGAAACTACAGCTACGACTATcggctttgttttttatgaacTATCGAAAGATCAAAATGCTCAAACCAAAGTCATTGAGGAGGTTGCCGATTATTTTAGACGCCATAATGGTAAAATCGAATACGAGTGCATCAATGAAATGCCGTACCTTCAGGCTTGTATAGACGAAACACTTCGACTCTATCCTATTTTGGGAGTTTTAACAAGAGAAGTTGCAGAAACTTACACTCTACCAACAGGGCTGCGCGTAGAGAAGGGTGATCGTATACACATTCCTATATATCACATACATCACAATCCTAAGTATTTTCCGGAACCAGAAGAATTTCGTCCCGAAAGGTTTTACGGGGAAGAGAAGAAAAATATCAAACAGTTTACATACATGCCGTTTGGCGAAGGGCCTAGGATATGTATTg GTCTCCGTTTTGCAAGGATGCCAATAGTAGCAGCATTACTTACGGTTTTAAAGAATTACCGAGTGGAGCTAGCTGATGATATGCCTcgaaatgtaaattttcaaccaaGATCCTTCGTTACTCAAGTATTAGGCGGAATGCGTTTAAAATTTGTTGCTCATCATGACTAA